CCGACCGCCTCCTCGGTCGAGGTCTATGACCAGGGCTTCAAATATCTGTTCGGCACCTTCACTCCGAACTCGACCCTCACCGAACCGCTCGCAGGTCTCATCGCCGCCAAGGCACCCGACGTGAAGAAGGTCGCGATCTTCTCGCGCAACGACCTCCTGCCGCTGTCGCTCGCCGTCGAGATGCGCAAGTCCTGCCAGACGCGCAACCTCAACATCGTCTATGACGAGAAATTCGCCATCGGCACGCTCGACTTTGCCTCGGCCCTGACGCAGATCCGCGCCGCCGCGCCGGACTGGGTCTTCGTCGGCGGCTATATCAACGACCTCGTCCAGGTGCGCGCACAGATGCGCGACCTCGGCATCAAGCCGAAGGTCTGCACGATGATCGCAGGTCCCGCCTACGAGGAATATATCCAGGCGCTGAAGGGTGCCGCCGAGAACGTCACCAGCGCCTCCTGGTGGCACCCGGCCGTGCGCTACGAGGGCGCCGACCTGTTCGGCTCGACCGCCCGCTACGTCGAAACCTTCAAGGCGGCCTACAATGGCGAGACGCCCGACTATGCCGAAGCCTCCGCCTCGGCCGCCGGCGCCATCCTGCAGCTCGCCCTCAAGCAGGCCGGTACGCTCGAGGGGCCGGTCGTGCGCGACGCGCTGGCTGCCTTGAAGGTCGACACCTTCTGGGGACCGGTCCATTTCGGCCCCACCGGCCAGATCGACAGCCTCACACCGCCGGTGTTCCAGATCCAGGACGGCAAAACGGCGGTGCTGCTGCCCGACGCGATCCGCCAGGGCGAACTCAAGTTCGGTCTCGCCTGACCGATGAGCGCCTCCCTTTTTGCGCAGGTCCTGGTCAACGGACTCCTGCTCGGCGGCCTCTATGCCGCCGTCGCGGCCGGCTTTTCGCTGGTCTGGGGTGTTCTCAACGTCGTCAACATGCTGCACGGCTCGGCGATCGTGCTCGGTTCCTATGCCGCGTTCTTCGGCTGGCAGAAATTCGGGCTGAATCCCTTTCTCACGGCGCTGATCGCCGGCCCCGCCATCGGAGCCTTCGGCTGGGCGATCCAGCGCTACCTGGTCGCGCGCGTCATCGCCGCGCCGGTGCTGATCACGCTCGTGCTGACCTTCGCCCTGGACCTGATCCTGAACAACGCCATGCTGGCGTCGTTCTCGGCCGACTACCGCAAGATCGCCAACGTCTCCGGCATGCCGCCCCTCACCTTCGGCCCGGTCGGCATCCCGGTCGACCGGTTGCTTGCGGCCCTCGCGGGCCTTGCGGCCACCCTCGCCATCCATGCCTATCTCACCCGCTCGCGGCTCGGCCGCGCCATCGTCGCCGTCCGCATGGACCGCGAGACCGCCATGCTGATGGGCGTCAAGGTCGAGCAGATCTATGCCGCAACCTTCGGCATCGGCCTGGCGCTGGCCGGCATTGCCGGCTGCCTGATGGCCGCGGTCTTCCCGATCTCGCCGCTGAACAGCCCGGGCTATCTCGGCGTCGCCTTCGTGGCCTGCGTGCTCGGCGGCCTCGGCAGCGTCGTCGGCGCCATTGTCGGCGGCCTCGTGCTCGGCGTGGTCGAAAGCTTCGGCGCCATCTTCGTGGGCCCCGAATACAGCGTCACCGTCGCCTCGGTCCTGCTCATCATCATGCTGCTGTGGCGCCCGCAAGGCCTGCTCGGCCGCGCCGGCTACGAGTGACCCCTCCATGAGATCCGCGCTCAATTCCTCCTGGCTCCCGCCGGCCCTGGTGCTCGCCCTCGGCGCCGCCATCGCCCTCGGCGCGCCGGCCGCGCTCAGCGGCGAAACCTACATGCTGCGCCTTGCCACCCAGCTCGCCCTGCTGGTGGCCCTGTCGGTCGCCTGGAACCTCGTCGGCGGTTTCACCGGCTATCCGTCCTTCGCGACGGCCGCCTTTTTCGGGCTCGGCGCCTATGCGACCGCAGTCGCGCAGGAGGCCGGCTGGCCGCTGCCGCTCGCCTTTGCCCTCGCCGCGCTCTGCGGCGCGCTGCTCGCGGCGCCCTTCGGCTTCGCCATCCTGCGCCTGCGCGGCCACTACTTCGCCATTGCCAGTCTCATGCTGGTGACCATCCTGAAGGAGGTCACCACCGGCTGGGCCTCGCTCACCGGCGGCGGCATGGGCATCAATCTTCCCGGCGCCGGCGGCGACCCCATCGTCATCGCCCGCATCGCGCTGCAGACCATGGTCATGCTCGCCGCCGCGGCGATCGCGCTGTCGATCATCGTCGCTCGCGGCCGGCTCGGCTTCGGCCTCGCCTGCATCCGGATGAACGAGACCGCGGCCCTCGGCGCCGGCATCGACGCGCCGCGCCTGAAGACCATCGCCTTCACGCTCTCGGCGGCCATCTGCGGCCTGGCCGGCGCGGCCTATGCCCGCTGGATCGGCTATATCGACCCCTCTGACGTCTATGACGTGATGTGGTCGGTGCGCCCGATCATCGCGACGCTGATCGGCGGCGTCGGCACGGTGATGGGCCCGGTAGTGGGCGCTGTCGTCTACATGGTCTTCGAGGAGCTCATGTGGCGCAACCTGCTGACCTTCGGCACCGGCGCGCTCGGCATCCTCATCGCCCTGCTCGTGCTGATCATGCCCGGCGGCATCATCCCCTCGCTGATGAAGCGGAGGGCCTCATGACCGCTCCCCTGCTCGAGCTCGACGGCCTCACCCGCCGCTTCGGCGGCCTGACCGCGGTCAACAACGTTTCGCTGCGCTTCGGCGAGGGTGAAATCGTCGGCCTGATCGGCTCCAACGGCGCCGGCAAGACGACGCTGGTCAACCTGGTGACCGGGCATCTCAAGCCCTCCGCCGGCAAAGTGGCCTTTTCCGGCCGCGACATCACCGGCGCACCGCCCTACCGGCTCGCCCGGCTTGGGCTGCTGCGCACCTTCCAGGTGGTGCAGCCCTTCGCCCAGCTTGCCGCGCGCGACAATGTCGCGGCCGCCGCCCTGTTCAGCGGCGCGGCCCCCGACATGGCTGGCGCGCGCGAGGCGGCCGAGGTGGCGCTGAAACGGCTCGGCATCGCCCATGTCGCCGACCGCCTGCCGCCGCACCTGACGCTGGCCGAACGCAAGCGGCTGGAACTGGCGAAGTCGCTCGCGGCGCGACCGAAAATGCTGTTCCTCGACGAGGTCAATGCCGGCCTCAACTCGGCCGAGATCGACGCCGTCCTCGACATGATCCGGTCGATCGCCGCCGAAGGCGTGACCATCGTCGTCATCGAGCACCTCATGAAGGTCGTGCGCGGCCTCTGCACGCGGCTCGTCGTGCTGCATCAGGGAGCGCTGCTCGCCGACGGCCCGACCGACCAGGTCGCCCGCGATCCCGCCGTCATCGACGCCTATCTGGGTGCGCGCGGCGCCGCCATGCTGGAGACCGCCCGATGACCGCTCTTTCCGTCGAAGGCCTCTCCGCCGGCTATGGCGACGTCACGGTCCTGACCGACATCTCCTTTTCCGTCGACGCGCCCGGCATCACCGCGGTGATCGGCTCCAACGGCGCCGGCAAGACGACGCTGCTGCGGGCGCTGTCGGGCCTGATCCGCCCGACCGCCGGCGCCATCGCGCTCGCCGGCCAGAACCTTTCGGGCCTTGCGCCCGACGGCTTCGTGACCGCCGGCATCGCCCATGTCCCGGAAGGCCGGCGGCTGTTCGCCGGCATGACCGTCGAAGACAATCTCATGATGGGCGCCTTCTCGCGCCGGGTGCCGGCGGCCGAGCTGAAGCGCGACCTCGACGCCGTCTATGCGATCTTTCCGCGCCTCGGCGAGCGACGCCGGCAGGACGCCGTGTCCATGTCCGGCGGCGAGCAGCAGATGTGCGCTATCGGCCGTGGCCTGATGGCCAAGCCGAAGGTCATGCTGATCGACGAACTGTCGCTCGGTCTCGCCCCCGTGGCGGTCGACGTGCTGGTCGCCGCCCTGAAGAAGGTCGCCGACGATGGCCTCGGCCTGCTGGTCGTCGAACAGGACGTCGCGGTCGCCTTCGAGCTCGCCAGCGCCGTGGTCGTGCTCGACCGCGGCCGCGTCACCCGCACCGGCCCGAGCGCCGCCATCGCGGCCGATCCGGCGGTTCGCGCCGCCTATCTGGGCGAAGCCTAGAGCGTCCCTCCACACCCCGGCCATTCCGGCGAAGCCGGAGCTTCCATCAGCCTTGGACACCATCATGACGCAAGCGTCCTTCGAGGTCATCCGTTCACCTTTCGACGGCTCGCCGGTCGGCCAGATGCCGATCGCCGGCGAGGCCGAAGTGGAAGCGGCCATGGCCGCCGCCGAGCGCGGCTACCAGGTCATGCGCCGCCTGCCCCGCTTCGCCCGCGCCGACATTCTCGACCGCGCCGCCGGCATCCTGCGCGCGCGCCGCGACGAGGTGGTGCGCACCATCGCGGCGGAAGCCGGCAAGCCGCTCTACGATGCGCGCGGCGAGGTCGCCCGCTCGCTGTTCAACCTGACCAATGCCGCCGCCGAGACGCGCCGTTTCGGCGGCCATGAAGTGCCGCTCGACATGGATGCCGGCGTCTTCGAATACCAGACGGCGACCGCCGACGGCGCCAAGCTCGACCTCGCCAAGGCGCCGGTCGAGACGCTCGCGGCGCTGCGCCGGCGGGTCGGCATCGCCCGCCGCTTCCCGATCGGCCCGATCCTCGCCATCGCGCCGTTCAACTTCCCGCTGAACCTCGTCCTGCACAAGGTCGCCCCGGCGCTCGCCGTCGGCAATTCCGTGGTGCTGAAGCCGGCGCCGCAGACGCCACTGACCTCGCTCCTGCTCGCCGACATCCTGCGCGAGGCCGGGCTGCCGGAGGAGGCGCTGACCGTCGTGCACTGCCCGGTGCCGCTTGCCGAGCGCATGGTCAAGGACGAGCGCTTCGCCATGGTCACCTTCACCGGCTCGGCCAAGGTCGGCTGGCACATCAAGGCGATCGCCGGCCGCAAGAAGGTCGCGCTCGAGCTCGGCGGCAACGGCGCCGTCATCGTCTGCGCCGATGCCGACCTCGATCTCGCGGCAGCGCGCTGCGTGCGCGGCGGCATGGTCTATGGCGGCCAGTACTGCATCGGCGTCCAGCGCATCCTGGTCGAGCGGCCGGTCCATGAGGCTTTCCTCGAACGGCTGCTGGCGCGCGTCGCCGCGCTCAAGGTCGGCAACCCGACGGAAGAAGGCGTCGATGTCGGCCCGGTCATCGACGAGGGTTCGGCCCGGCGCATCGAAAGCTGGATCCAGGAGGCGGCTGCGGCCGGCGCCAAGGTGCTGGCCGGCGGTGAGCGCGAACGCGCGGTGATCCGCCCCTGCGTGCTCGCCGAGACGACGCCCGGCATGAAGGTCGAGGACGAGGAGATCTTCGGACCGGTGGTGACGGTCAATCCGTTCGATCGGTTCGAGGATGCCGTCGCCCGCGCCAATTCGGGCAAGTACGGCCTGCAGGGCGGCCTCTTCACCGCCGATATCAGGCGCGCCTTCGGTGCCATCGAGGACTGGGACGTCGGCGGCCTGATGGTCAACGACGTGCCGATCTACCGGCTCGACAACATGCCTTTCGGCGGCTGGAAGCAATCCGGCCTCGGCCGCGAAGGCACCGTCTACGCCATGGAAGAGATGACCGACATCAAGCATCTCGTCGTCAACTACGCCTGAGGCCGACGGCCGCGAGCGCTCGCGCGCCGGGGCGCTGTCGATGCCCGCCGGCGTGCCGCGCCCTCCCCCTTTCCATTGCTTGCAAGAGAGATTTGCCATGGCAGACGTGATCGACTTCGCTCCCGGCGGCTACCGCTTCATCAAGGGCGTGTCGCAATATTCGGCCGGCGTCGCGGCCCAGCCCGGCTTCCGGCTGGAGCGGGTGCGCTTCGCCCAGCCCGTGCCGCTCGCCGAGGGCTTCGACCGGATCGCCGCGATCATCAAGGCGGCCGGCCGGCCGCTGACGGCGTTTGCGGCCTGCGAGTTGCGCTCGCCGGCGCCGTTCACCGAACAGGGCTTCATCGACTTCAACGCCATCTACATCACGACCCTGAAGGAATGGGGCCTGTTCCGCGACGGCCTCAACCCGATCGCGCGCAGCAATGTCTGCCCGGAAGTGTTTCCGCCGGCCGAGCCGAGCTTCTACGCCTTCTCGTTCACGACGGCCGCGCCCGACGCGCCGCCCTCCTTCGTCGTCGCCGGCAGCGGCGAGGCGCCGGAAGGCCATGCCACCTATCACGACCATATCGTCAACCGCGGCGACGTCAGCCCCGAGGGCCTGCGCGGCAAGGCGCGCTTCGTGCTCGCGGAGATGGAGCGGCGCATGGCTGCGCTCGGCTTCACCTGGGCCGACGCCACCGCCGCGCAGCTCTACACCGTGCACGACGTTCATCCGTTCCTCGCCGACGAGATCGCCCGCCGCGGCGCGATGCGCGCCGGCCTCACCTGGCATTTCAACCGTCCGCCGGTGCAGGAGCTGGAATACGAGATGGATTGCCGCGGCCTCGCCATCGAGCACGTGGCCTGAAGCGCTGTGCGCCGCCCGGAATGGTCCGGGCGGCGCGCTCGTCAGCGGCAGGCGCTGCAGGCCGCCCCTACCGCCGTTCGTCGGCAAGTGCCCGCAAGGTGCGCAGGAAGGCCTCGACCGCCAGCGGCAGCCGGCGGCCGCCGAGCACCAGGATGTCGATCGAGGCCGCCAGAACCGGATCGGCGAGCCGCACGGAGGCGAGCGCCCCGGCGGCAGCGTCGGCCTGGCACGAGAGCGCCGTGATCAGCGCCACGCCGTGGCCCGCCTTGGCGAAGCTGCGCAAGGCGTCGATGCTGTTGGTGACGAGCGCCGGAGCCGCGCGCAGCCGCTGAACCCGGCAGGTCTCGTCGACCAGGGCGCGAATGCCGAAACTGGTCACCGGCATGGCGACGGGATGGCTGAAGACGTCCCTGAGGGTAACCCGCTCCATCCGGGTCAGCGGATGGTCGAGACGGCAGATCGCCCGCACCTCGTCGTCGAGCTGGAACAGGAACTCCACCTGCGGATCGGGCTTGGCGTTGAACGCGATGCCGATATCGGCCTCGCCCTTGCGCACGGCGCCGACGACATCGGCGGTGCCTGAGACCAGCAGTTCGAACTGGATGTCCGGATGGTCGAGGCGGAACCGGCCGATCGCGTCCATCAGGTAGTTGGAGACGAGCCCCTCGACCACCACCAGGCGCACGCCGCCGCGTTCCAGGCCGCGCAGCGCCGCAAGCTCCGAACGGGCGCGCTCGGCATCGAGCATGACGAGCTTGGCGTGCAGCGCATAGATTTCGCCGGCATCGGTGAGGCGCATGCCGCGCGTGTGGCGCTCGAACAGCGGCATGCCGACCTGATGCTCGAGCTGCTGGATCTGCCGGCTGAGGGCCGAGGGTGCCACCCGCAGCTTGTCCGAGGCCTTCCGGATCGTGCCGAGCTGGGCGACCTCGTGAAAATAGCGCAACTGGGTGAAATCCATCCGGCCCCTCGCCTCCTGCCGCCCGACCTTCGCCGACCGGCGGCCGGCAAACTATCGCGCGCGGGATCGCGCACCAAATCCGGCCGGCACGGTCTTTACCGGCGGGCGGCCTTGACCGGGTGGGCCTTGGCCGGATCGGCCCGCAGCAAATCCTGGTCCAGAACCGCCCGGACGCCATTGACGACGAAGCTCAGGAGCGCGTGCCGATGCGCATCGTCCCCGCTTGCGGGATCATCGGACAGCTTGTGCAGCCGCTCGCGCGCGATATCGGTGCAGGTTCCGAGAGCGAGCATCGTCGAGAATTCGTAACAATAGGCCAGCGCGCGCGGGCTCGCCGTGGGCATCGCCTCACCGAGCCAGATCATGCCCTGCCGCATCGTCGGCTCGGCGAAGTTGAAATAGAAGCGCTGCAGGTCGTCGTCCCCCGCCTCGCGTATCCGGCTGAGCAGGGCGACATAGTGGCGCCAGCCTGGATCCCCCGACAGAGCCAGATCGAAATAGGGCAGCGCGATCGCCCGCACCACGCCGTCGAGCGAAGGGCGGCCGTCCGTCCCCTCGGCGCACGCATCGCGATAATAGCGCTCGCGTCCTTCCGCGACGACGACGAAGCGGCGCTGCAGGATCTGTTCGAGCAGGTTGCGCTTCGACCCGAAATGATAGTTGAGCGTGCCGAGCGTATCGCCCGACTTGGCTGCGATCTCGCGGGTCGTCGTCGCGTCGTATCCCTTTCGGGCGAACAGTTCTTCGGCCGCATCGAGCAGTTTGATACGGCTGTCACCCTTGATCGCAGCCAAGCCTCGATCTCCCTGGAAGGGCGCCGCCGCGGCGGCGCATCAGGTACACATACAGTTGCCCGGCCGGCCGAGTAAACGATCCGCCGGGCGTCAGCTTGCGTCGACCAGGATGAACGCGACGCGCGCCATCGCATTGGTCTGGTTCTCCCAGGCATGGTTGGTGCCGCGCTGGATCAGGATGTCGCCGGCGCGAAGGTCCGTCTCGGCCGCGTCCAGGATGGCGGTGATCTCGCCATGCAGCACGATCGCATAGTCCACGGTGCGCGTGCGGTGCATGCCCGGATGTTCGGATGCGCTGAGATGGACGGCGTCGGCGAACAAGGTCTCGAGCGAGCTCGCCGCCTGTCGCCGGCGCTCGGCGAGATCGGCCGGCCGCGGCGGGAAATCGATGACCCGCAGCACGGTGCCGCCCGGCGGCGGCAGGACGCCGCGATGATCGAGAATCGTATCGGCGGCTTCGGCCGAGGCGTCCGCGCCGAGCGTGCGCCAGATATTGTGGTTCCGGAAGCCGGGACGGCCCTCGACGGTGAGCAGCGCCGGCGATTGTCCGTCATGCTCGATGATGGACCGGCCCTCGCCGTCATGGCCGGTGACGACGCGCCGCGTGAGCGGCAGCGGATCTGGCAGCATCGTTAAATCTCCCTTGTCAGTCGTACGAACGACTGACTATACCTGTTGCCGCGCCCTGGCAAGTCCGGTGGCGCCAACCATCCAGGGAGGAACCATGACGAACGCTTCAGACCTGACACGGCCGGCCACGGCCCGGGCCACCCTCGACGACGCCGTGCAGCCGCGCCCCGCCGTCGCGCTGACGGTGCTCGCGGCCAGTTTCGTCGGCGTCGCGCTCGGCTACAGCTCCTCCTATTTCTATTCCTCGGGCCTGTTCATCCTGCCGATCGCGCAGGATCTCGGATTGAGCCGCGGCGCGGCGACGCTCGGCCCCCTGGTCTGCTGGCTCACGGCGGCGGCCATTCTGCCCTTCTATGGCAGGCTGATGGACCAGGTCGGCGCCATCCCCATCGCCATCCTGTCGCTCGTCGGCCTGGCCTGTGCCTATGTCCTGCTGGCGGCGGCGGCGCAGAATCTTGCCACCTATCTCCTCTGTTCCACCGCGGTCGCCATCCTCGGCGCAGGCTCGACCGCCCTGCCCTATAGCCGGCTGGTCTTCGTGACCTTCACGCAGCGCCGCGGCATGGCCCTCGGCGCCATGCTGACCGGGATCGGCACCGGCGCCGTGATCGTGCCGCTCGGCGTCGTGCCGATGATCCAGTCGGTCGGCTGGCGCAGCACCTATCTCGCAATGGCCGCCATCCTCGTCGCCGGAGCCGCAATCCTCGCGGGCCTGCTGGCATCGGCCCGTGGGACGATCCTCGCCCGCGAGCAGGCGGAACGCCAGGGCCTCGCAGGCCGGACGGCCGCCGGCGAGATCTGGCGGAGCCGCAACTTCCTGCTGCTCGGCACCGCCTTCTTTGCGATGCCGCTCTGCGTGATCAGCATCGTCGTCCATTTCGTCCCGATGCTGACCGACGCCGGCCTGTCGCTGCCGA
This portion of the bacterium YEK0313 genome encodes:
- the livH_29 gene encoding High-affinity branched-chain amino acid transport system permease protein LivH: MSASLFAQVLVNGLLLGGLYAAVAAGFSLVWGVLNVVNMLHGSAIVLGSYAAFFGWQKFGLNPFLTALIAGPAIGAFGWAIQRYLVARVIAAPVLITLVLTFALDLILNNAMLASFSADYRKIANVSGMPPLTFGPVGIPVDRLLAALAGLAATLAIHAYLTRSRLGRAIVAVRMDRETAMLMGVKVEQIYAATFGIGLALAGIAGCLMAAVFPISPLNSPGYLGVAFVACVLGGLGSVVGAIVGGLVLGVVESFGAIFVGPEYSVTVASVLLIIMLLWRPQGLLGRAGYE
- the occP gene encoding Octopine permease ATP-binding protein P, with translation MTAPLLELDGLTRRFGGLTAVNNVSLRFGEGEIVGLIGSNGAGKTTLVNLVTGHLKPSAGKVAFSGRDITGAPPYRLARLGLLRTFQVVQPFAQLAARDNVAAAALFSGAAPDMAGAREAAEVALKRLGIAHVADRLPPHLTLAERKRLELAKSLAARPKMLFLDEVNAGLNSAEIDAVLDMIRSIAAEGVTIVVIEHLMKVVRGLCTRLVVLHQGALLADGPTDQVARDPAVIDAYLGARGAAMLETAR
- the braC_10 gene encoding Leucine-, isoleucine-, valine-, threonine-, and alanine-binding protein precursor; translated protein: MGNVIMNRRSVVGGLSAAALGSGFAFGQAASEIRIGAPLPLTGPLAPEGRKQKRGYDLWAAEVTKQGGVDVGGRKLPVKIIYSDYQSATPRGVQACDFLVSQEKVQFLFSPFGSGAAKAGSAIAERYKIPMIAPTASSVEVYDQGFKYLFGTFTPNSTLTEPLAGLIAAKAPDVKKVAIFSRNDLLPLSLAVEMRKSCQTRNLNIVYDEKFAIGTLDFASALTQIRAAAPDWVFVGGYINDLVQVRAQMRDLGIKPKVCTMIAGPAYEEYIQALKGAAENVTSASWWHPAVRYEGADLFGSTARYVETFKAAYNGETPDYAEASASAAGAILQLALKQAGTLEGPVVRDALAALKVDTFWGPVHFGPTGQIDSLTPPVFQIQDGKTAVLLPDAIRQGELKFGLA
- the livF_25 gene encoding High-affinity branched-chain amino acid transport ATP-binding protein LivF, which translates into the protein MTALSVEGLSAGYGDVTVLTDISFSVDAPGITAVIGSNGAGKTTLLRALSGLIRPTAGAIALAGQNLSGLAPDGFVTAGIAHVPEGRRLFAGMTVEDNLMMGAFSRRVPAAELKRDLDAVYAIFPRLGERRRQDAVSMSGGEQQMCAIGRGLMAKPKVMLIDELSLGLAPVAVDVLVAALKKVADDGLGLLVVEQDVAVAFELASAVVVLDRGRVTRTGPSAAIAADPAVRAAYLGEA
- a CDS encoding putative 3-hydroxyphenylpropionic transporter MhpT, which codes for MTNASDLTRPATARATLDDAVQPRPAVALTVLAASFVGVALGYSSSYFYSSGLFILPIAQDLGLSRGAATLGPLVCWLTAAAILPFYGRLMDQVGAIPIAILSLVGLACAYVLLAAAAQNLATYLLCSTAVAILGAGSTALPYSRLVFVTFTQRRGMALGAMLTGIGTGAVIVPLGVVPMIQSVGWRSTYLAMAAILVAGAAILAGLLASARGTILAREQAERQGLAGRTAAGEIWRSRNFLLLGTAFFAMPLCVISIVVHFVPMLTDAGLSLPKAAGLASTLGFASICGRLLTGFLLDKVATERLALTLLALALVGIVLLLVAMPSMALPAALILGLVLGAEMDLLAFFAARFFPADAYGAAYSGLFSVFLVGGAIGPGAAGFLFDASGSYALPLQLGGLALAVSAAAILALARGNR
- the cynR_3 gene encoding HTH-type transcriptional regulator CynR, giving the protein MDFTQLRYFHEVAQLGTIRKASDKLRVAPSALSRQIQQLEHQVGMPLFERHTRGMRLTDAGEIYALHAKLVMLDAERARSELAALRGLERGGVRLVVVEGLVSNYLMDAIGRFRLDHPDIQFELLVSGTADVVGAVRKGEADIGIAFNAKPDPQVEFLFQLDDEVRAICRLDHPLTRMERVTLRDVFSHPVAMPVTSFGIRALVDETCRVQRLRAAPALVTNSIDALRSFAKAGHGVALITALSCQADAAAGALASVRLADPVLAASIDILVLGGRRLPLAVEAFLRTLRALADERR
- the safD gene encoding Sulfoacetaldehyde dehydrogenase: MTQASFEVIRSPFDGSPVGQMPIAGEAEVEAAMAAAERGYQVMRRLPRFARADILDRAAGILRARRDEVVRTIAAEAGKPLYDARGEVARSLFNLTNAAAETRRFGGHEVPLDMDAGVFEYQTATADGAKLDLAKAPVETLAALRRRVGIARRFPIGPILAIAPFNFPLNLVLHKVAPALAVGNSVVLKPAPQTPLTSLLLADILREAGLPEEALTVVHCPVPLAERMVKDERFAMVTFTGSAKVGWHIKAIAGRKKVALELGGNGAVIVCADADLDLAAARCVRGGMVYGGQYCIGVQRILVERPVHEAFLERLLARVAALKVGNPTEEGVDVGPVIDEGSARRIESWIQEAAAAGAKVLAGGERERAVIRPCVLAETTPGMKVEDEEIFGPVVTVNPFDRFEDAVARANSGKYGLQGGLFTADIRRAFGAIEDWDVGGLMVNDVPIYRLDNMPFGGWKQSGLGREGTVYAMEEMTDIKHLVVNYA
- the kstR2_7 gene encoding HTH-type transcriptional repressor KstR2; the encoded protein is MAAIKGDSRIKLLDAAEELFARKGYDATTTREIAAKSGDTLGTLNYHFGSKRNLLEQILQRRFVVVAEGRERYYRDACAEGTDGRPSLDGVVRAIALPYFDLALSGDPGWRHYVALLSRIREAGDDDLQRFYFNFAEPTMRQGMIWLGEAMPTASPRALAYCYEFSTMLALGTCTDIARERLHKLSDDPASGDDAHRHALLSFVVNGVRAVLDQDLLRADPAKAHPVKAARR
- a CDS encoding leucine/isoleucine/valine transporter permease subunit, producing MRSALNSSWLPPALVLALGAAIALGAPAALSGETYMLRLATQLALLVALSVAWNLVGGFTGYPSFATAAFFGLGAYATAVAQEAGWPLPLAFALAALCGALLAAPFGFAILRLRGHYFAIASLMLVTILKEVTTGWASLTGGGMGINLPGAGGDPIVIARIALQTMVMLAAAAIALSIIVARGRLGFGLACIRMNETAALGAGIDAPRLKTIAFTLSAAICGLAGAAYARWIGYIDPSDVYDVMWSVRPIIATLIGGVGTVMGPVVGAVVYMVFEELMWRNLLTFGTGALGILIALLVLIMPGGIIPSLMKRRAS